One region of Seriola aureovittata isolate HTS-2021-v1 ecotype China chromosome 15, ASM2101889v1, whole genome shotgun sequence genomic DNA includes:
- the LOC130182788 gene encoding homeobox protein prophet of Pit-1-like, translating into MDFTGSHVSEMNSFYSGHYWPGTSLDMNNNDDYAQDTSRVHHDAAHRTRLDTQRRRKRTTFSKAQVSELERAFTVTQYPDIKMKESLASVTGLPESKIQVWFQNRRARYFKSKKPTKAVPKPQYLHSQFTYTPAPSPPLPQLCPALSPTPSLPSPPGYPAPSLPQSTRLSTILASQGMSLPGPTSPVIGDQASSCSEHGPGVPGVYQHHHYQTPDFTDYCVFPDSGLGEWDLTEDFETFLKGAQGSQPVGSRCAAVGHPGSKESVQSQLDHQGFSSSDDLSDLCLQDLGDFNMSDLEISAAMIDYLLG; encoded by the exons ATGGATTTTACAGGCAGTCATGTTTCTGAGATGAACTCTTTTTACTCCGGACATTATTGGCCCGGTACAAGCCTGGATATGAACAACAACGACGATTACGCACAGGACACCAGCAGAG TGCATCATGATGCTGCCCACAGGACGCGCTTGGACACCCAGCGTCGCCGGAAGCGCACGACTTTCAGCAAGGCGCAAGTGAGCGAGCTGGAGAGGGCCTTCACTGTCACACAGTACCCGGATATTAAAATGAAGGAGTCTCTCGCCTCTGTGACCGGGCTGCCGGAGTCTAAAATTCAG GTGTGGTTTCAAAACCGACGCGCTCGCTATTTCAAAAGCAAGAAACCAACCAAAGCGGTCCCCAAACCCCAATACCTTCATTCCCAATTCACCTACACTCCGGCTCCCAGTCCACCCCTCCCCCAGCTCTGTCCTGCCCTCTCTCCTACCCCGAGCCTGCCGTCCCCACCAGGCTACCCTGCTCCGAGTTTACCTCAGTCCACCAGGCTCTCGACCATCCTGGCGAGTCAGGGCATGTCCTTACCCGGACCTACATCCCCTGTCATCGGCGACCAAGCTTCATCCTGCTCCGAGCATGGACCGGGTGTCCCAGGAGTTTATCAACACCATCACTACCAAACCCCAGACTTCACTGATTACTGTGTGTTTCCAGACAGTGGGCTCGGTGAATGGGATTTGACAGAGGACTTTGAGACTTTCCTTAAAGGTGCACAGGGATCCCAGCCTGTGGGGAGCCGCTGCGCTGCAGTCGGACACCCTGGATCCAAGGAGAGCGTGCAGAGTCAGCTGGACCACCAGGGCTTCTCCAGCTCTGACGACCTGTCCGACCTGTGCCTCCAGGATCTGGGCGACTTCAATATGTCAGATTTAGAAATATCTGCGGCAATGATTGATTATCTTCTGGGCTGA